In Rosa chinensis cultivar Old Blush chromosome 1, RchiOBHm-V2, whole genome shotgun sequence, a genomic segment contains:
- the LOC112182610 gene encoding beta-hexosaminidase 1: MATSFVLFLFVFSTALCFSQAKVKGPITYLWPLPAEFSSGNHTLTVDPALSLVVGGNGGKSVILKEGFDRYKAIIFKNSNGVTGIDRMKAKGESYDISKVRVVVQSESEDLNLGVDESYTLFVLKEDGKAIVGEATIEANTVYGALRGLETFSQLCTFNYETKSMQVHKSPWNIRDKPRFAYRGLLLDTSRHYLPIDVIKQVIESMSYAKLNVLHWHVIDRESFPLEVPTYPKLWKGAYSQWERYTIEDAYEIVNFAKTRGINVMAEVDVPGHAQSWGTGYPDLWPSSSCTEPLDVSKNFTFDVLSGILTDLRKIFPFELFHLGGDEVNTTCWEVTPHVKKWLKQQNMTAKDAYQYFVLKAQEIAISKNWTPVNWEETFNTFPTKLNPKTVVHNWLGGGVCPKAVDQGFRCIFSNQGVWYLDHLDVPWDATYNADPLEGIDDSSKQKLVLGGEVCMWAETADPSNVQQTIWPRAAAAAERLWSRKESTSGKSSNETALPRLHYFRCLLNRRGVQAAPVENFYARSAPTGAGSCYVQ, translated from the exons ATGGCGACTTCCTTTGTCTTGTTCCTATTCGTTTTCTCGACCGCGCTCTGTTTTTCTCAGGCCAAAGTCAAAGGGCCCATCACGTATTTATGGCCGTTGCCGGCGGAGTTTTCTTCCGGCAACCACACGCTCACCGTCGACCCGGCGCTGTCGCTCGTCGTCGGCGGGAACGGGGGCAAGTCCGTCATTTTGAAGGAGGGGTTTGATCGGTACAAGGCGATTATATTCAAGAACAGTAATGGGGTTACTGGGATTGATAGAATGAAGGCCAAGGGAGAGAGCTATGATATTAGTAAAGTCAGAGTTGTGGTGCAGTCGGAGAGCGAAGAT CTTAATCTTGGTGTGGATGAGAGCTATACTCTGTTTGTGTTGAAGGAAGATGGGAAAGCTATTGTTGGGGAGGCCACTATTGAG GCAAACACAGTGTATGGTGCGTTGCGGGGGTTAGAG ACTTTCAGCCAATTGTGTACTTTTAACTATGAAACTAAATCCATGCAAGTACATAAGTCACCATGGAACATACGAGACAAACCAAGGTTTGCATATCGAGGGCTTTTGCTTG ATACATCAAGGCACTATTTACCAATTGATGTAATTAAGCAAGTAATTGAATCGATGTCATATGCTAAACTT AATGTTCTTCATTGGCACGTCATTGATAGAGAGTCATTTCCTCTAGAAGTACCTACATATCCCAAATTGTGGAAAGGTGCATATTCACAGTGGGAGAGATACACCATTGAAGATGCATATGAAATTGTCAA CTTTGCGAAGACTAGAG GCATCAATGTTATGGCAGAAGTAGATGTCCCTGGTCATGCACAATCATG GGGCACTGGATATCCTGATCTCTGGCCTTCCTCTTCCTGCACAGAGCCTCTTGATGTTTCAAAGAATTTTACTTTCGACGTGCTTTCTGGCATTCTGACAG ATTTGAGAAAGATTTTCCCCTTCGAGCTTTTCCACTTGGGTGGTGATGAAGTTAATACAA CTTGCTGGGAAGTTACTCCACATGTAAAGAAATG gcTTAAGCAACAGAACATGACTGCCAAAGACGCCTACCAATATTTTGTTCTCAAAGCACAAGAAATAGCAATTTCCAAAAATTGGACCCCGGTCAACTG GGAAGAAACCTTCAACACCTTCCCAACGAAGCTCAATCCAAAGACTGTAGTGCATAACTG GTTGGGCGGAGGGGTTTGTCCAAAGGCTGTTGATCAAGGTTTCAGATGTATTTTCAGCAATCAAGGTGTTTGGTATCTTGACCATCTAGATGTCCCTTGGGATGCTACATATAATGCTGACCCACTTGAAGGAATAGATGATTCTTCCAAGCAAAAGCTTGTCCTTGGAGGAGAAGTATGCATGTGGGCTGAGACTGCTGATCCATCAAATGTTCAGCAAACAATATGGCCTCGAGCTGCAGCAGCTGCAG AGCGCCTGTGGAGCAGAAAGGAGTCAACTTCTGGAAAAAGTAGTAATGAAACTGCGCTACCTCGGCTACACTACTTCAGATGCCTCTTGAATAGGCGTGGAGTTCAAGCCGCTCCAGTTGAAAACTTCTACGCTCGAAGTGCTCCAACTGGTGCTGGCTCCTGTTATGTTCAATAA